One stretch of Methyloversatilis sp. RAC08 DNA includes these proteins:
- a CDS encoding protein adenylyltransferase SelO, with translation MNAPPNPPPGLALEALAFDNRYARLPAAFHSRLSPSSLPAPHVVAASDDAAALIGLDARELARPAFVDVFAGNTLLRGSDPLAAVYGGHQFGSWSGRLGDGRAHLLGGVRTPSGTLELQLKGAGPTPYARFADGRAVLRSSIREFLCSEAMAALGIPTTRALCVIGSSLPVQRETMETAAVVTRIAPSFVRFGSFEYFADKDDVASLRTLADHVIDGFLPHLHDAPKPFEALLADVARRTGETIAHWQAIGFMHGVMNTDNMSILGLTLDYGPFGFMETFDAGHICNHSDTYGRYAFRAQPRIGLWNLYALADALGPLIGHPDITRALVDDHFTPTFDAHFAQRMRARLGLATPLPGDADFIGATLGLLQLERIDYTLFFRALSSLPGAVLRESRALIDAPLRDLFADREACDAWLLGWRARLAREGSRDAVRQPAMRAVNPRYVLRNWMAESAIRRARDGDFGEVRGLLDCLRRPFDDQPDRAHYAAPPPDWAGAMSVSCSS, from the coding sequence ATGAACGCACCCCCGAATCCGCCGCCCGGTCTTGCGCTCGAAGCGCTCGCCTTCGACAACCGCTACGCGCGGCTGCCTGCCGCCTTCCATTCGCGGCTGTCGCCGTCGTCCTTGCCGGCGCCGCACGTGGTGGCCGCGAGCGACGATGCGGCGGCGCTGATCGGCCTCGACGCGCGCGAACTGGCGCGCCCGGCCTTCGTCGACGTCTTCGCCGGCAACACGCTGCTGCGCGGCAGCGACCCGTTGGCGGCGGTCTATGGCGGCCACCAGTTCGGCAGCTGGTCGGGGCGTCTGGGCGACGGCCGCGCCCACCTGCTCGGCGGCGTGCGTACGCCGTCCGGCACACTGGAGCTGCAGCTCAAGGGGGCGGGGCCGACGCCGTACGCGCGCTTCGCCGACGGTCGAGCGGTGCTGCGTTCGTCGATCCGCGAATTCCTCTGTTCCGAGGCGATGGCCGCGCTCGGCATACCGACCACGCGCGCGCTGTGCGTCATCGGCTCGTCGTTGCCGGTGCAGCGTGAAACGATGGAAACGGCTGCGGTGGTGACGCGCATCGCGCCCAGCTTCGTGCGCTTCGGCAGTTTCGAATACTTCGCCGACAAGGACGATGTCGCCAGCCTGCGTACGCTGGCCGATCACGTGATCGACGGCTTCCTGCCGCATTTGCACGATGCGCCGAAACCGTTCGAAGCGCTGCTGGCCGACGTCGCCCGCCGCACCGGCGAAACGATCGCGCACTGGCAGGCGATCGGCTTCATGCACGGCGTGATGAATACCGACAACATGTCCATCCTCGGCCTGACGCTGGACTACGGCCCGTTCGGCTTCATGGAAACGTTCGACGCCGGACACATCTGCAATCACTCCGACACGTACGGGCGCTACGCCTTTCGCGCGCAGCCGCGCATCGGCCTGTGGAATCTGTACGCGCTGGCCGACGCCCTGGGGCCGCTGATCGGCCATCCCGACATCACGCGTGCGCTGGTCGACGACCACTTCACGCCCACCTTCGACGCGCACTTCGCGCAACGGATGCGGGCCCGCCTCGGCCTTGCGACGCCGCTGCCCGGCGATGCCGACTTCATCGGCGCCACGCTCGGTCTGCTGCAGCTTGAGCGCATCGACTACACGCTGTTCTTCCGCGCGCTGTCCAGTCTGCCCGGAGCGGTTCTGCGCGAGTCGCGCGCCTTAATTGACGCGCCGCTGCGCGACCTGTTCGCCGACCGCGAGGCGTGCGACGCCTGGCTGCTCGGCTGGCGTGCGCGACTCGCCCGCGAAGGCAGTCGCGATGCGGTGCGCCAGCCGGCGATGCGCGCGGTCAATCCGCGCTATGTGCTGCGCAACTGGATGGCCGAGTCGGCGATCCGCCGCGCGCGCGACGGTGATTTCGGCGAAGTGCGCGGGCTGCTCGACTGTCTGCGCAGGCCCTTCGACGACCAGCCGGACCGTGCGCATTACGCCGCGCCGCCGCCGGACTGGGCGGGCGCCATGTCGGTCAGCTGTTCGAGCTGA
- a CDS encoding flavin monoamine oxidase family protein, whose product MLDTLIVGAGLCGLSIAGRLQSAGRDFLLIDARPRAGGRIETVPGAAGKAALDLGPGWYWPQTQPRMVKLLAELGLDGHAQHDSGLILHLASTDSSPEALAQNGVHNGAHRVIGGMGAIVEALVQRLAPDRLRTGCRLLRLVDRGDFVEAHCRSPQEEFVIAARHVVLAMPPRLVAEHIAFEPALDAPLMQALQDTPTWMSAQAKAAMRYRQAFWRDAGLSGNAFVSHPQAVLAEIFDACDERGDAAALGGFVALSPAQRQTYAASLELLVRSQLAQLFGPPADEGELHLRDWASEPLTCSARDAAAPSQHPEDACEALAADRWDGRLLLGGSETATRGAGYLEGALDAATRIANRLLARAATAHALRSPTNEGSVRHFTGWLADQRRLCATLYRQRIARALAAQQSADLTRNVLLDVIDQLYSDALAELATLSFDTRGVAVEQGRSALTPAVLAPFSGLSDDLLGEALQHNGTSCALSNFPDEARPSARYRHDIRRDLALAWRAFAQSVNALLIDKADHPGALH is encoded by the coding sequence ATGCTGGATACCCTGATCGTCGGCGCCGGACTGTGCGGCCTGAGCATCGCCGGCCGGCTGCAATCGGCCGGACGCGACTTTCTGCTGATCGATGCGCGACCGCGCGCCGGCGGGCGCATCGAAACCGTGCCGGGCGCGGCCGGCAAGGCAGCGCTCGACCTCGGGCCCGGCTGGTACTGGCCGCAGACGCAACCGCGCATGGTGAAGCTGCTCGCCGAACTCGGGCTTGACGGACATGCGCAGCACGACAGCGGCCTCATCCTGCATCTGGCCAGCACGGATTCGAGTCCGGAAGCGCTGGCCCAGAATGGCGTGCACAACGGTGCGCACCGCGTCATCGGCGGCATGGGCGCCATCGTCGAAGCGCTGGTGCAGCGGCTGGCGCCCGACCGCCTGCGCACCGGCTGCAGGCTGCTGCGACTGGTCGACCGCGGCGACTTCGTCGAGGCGCACTGCCGCAGTCCGCAGGAGGAATTCGTCATCGCTGCGCGACACGTGGTGCTGGCGATGCCGCCGCGTCTGGTGGCCGAGCACATCGCCTTCGAGCCGGCGCTCGACGCGCCACTCATGCAGGCGCTGCAGGACACACCAACCTGGATGTCGGCCCAGGCCAAGGCCGCGATGCGCTACCGGCAGGCCTTCTGGCGCGATGCCGGTCTGTCGGGCAATGCCTTCGTGTCGCATCCGCAGGCCGTGCTGGCAGAAATTTTCGACGCCTGCGACGAGCGCGGCGACGCCGCAGCATTGGGCGGCTTCGTCGCGTTGTCGCCGGCGCAACGCCAGACTTACGCAGCTTCGCTGGAACTGCTGGTGCGCAGCCAGCTGGCGCAGCTGTTCGGTCCGCCCGCCGACGAGGGCGAACTGCACCTGCGCGACTGGGCGAGCGAGCCGCTGACCTGCAGCGCGCGCGACGCGGCAGCCCCCAGTCAGCACCCGGAGGACGCTTGCGAAGCGTTGGCCGCCGACCGCTGGGACGGTCGACTGCTGCTCGGCGGCAGCGAAACCGCGACGCGCGGCGCGGGCTATCTGGAAGGCGCGCTCGACGCCGCGACGCGCATCGCCAACCGTCTGCTGGCGCGCGCAGCCACAGCCCATGCGCTGCGGTCACCCACCAACGAAGGCAGCGTGCGCCACTTCACCGGCTGGCTGGCCGACCAGCGCAGGCTGTGCGCCACTCTGTACCGCCAGCGCATCGCACGCGCGCTGGCGGCGCAGCAGAGCGCCGACCTGACGCGCAACGTGCTGCTCGACGTGATCGACCAGCTGTATTCCGACGCACTGGCCGAACTTGCCACCCTGTCCTTCGACACCCGTGGCGTGGCCGTCGAACAGGGCCGCTCCGCGCTGACACCCGCCGTGCTGGCGCCCTTCTCCGGCCTCAGTGACGACCTGCTGGGCGAGGCGCTGCAGCACAACGGCACCTCCTGTGCGCTTTCGAACTTCCCGGACGAGGCGCGGCCGTCGGCCCGTTACCGGCATGACATCCGGCGTGATCTTGCGCTTGCCTGGCGCGCTTTTGCGCAGTCGGTCAATGCACTGCTGATCGACAAGGCCGACCACCCCGGGGCGCTTCATTGA
- the nifB gene encoding nitrogenase cofactor biosynthesis protein NifB, whose translation MQSAAASYVSLDALKSNRNALAEPVEAPAHAGCGTSGGEGKASCGTSDGPDDMPADVWNKVKNHPCYSEEAHHHYARMHVAVAPACNIQCNYCNRKYDCSNESRPGVVSQKLTPEQAVKKVVAVASEIPQMTVLGIAGPGDSLASPKKTFETFRMLQEQAPDIKLCLSTNGLALPGLVDEICKYNIDHVTITINMVDPEVGAKIYPWIFWDHRRIIGVEAATILHQQQMLGLEMLTARGVLTKINSVLIPGINDEHLIEVNREVKKRGAFLHNIMPLISEAEHGTVFGLTGQRGPTAQELKAVQDACMGGANLMRHCRQCRADAVGLLGEDRSEEFTLDKIEEMEVVYDLDRRRSYQDRVEAERQAQHAAKVEALAATQDAGAAEGIKVLVAVATTGGGRVNQHFGHADEFQIFEVSAGEALFVGHRRVDLFCQGGYGEDEKLPSIVTAINDCHAVLVSKIGACPRDELKTAGIEPVDNYVDEFIEKAALSWFADYTGRVARGETVHVARGDASIRQGAFTAAA comes from the coding sequence ATGCAAAGTGCAGCAGCGAGTTACGTCAGTCTGGATGCCCTGAAATCCAACCGCAATGCGCTGGCCGAGCCGGTCGAGGCGCCCGCGCACGCCGGATGCGGTACCTCCGGCGGCGAAGGCAAAGCCAGTTGCGGTACCTCCGATGGTCCGGACGACATGCCGGCCGACGTCTGGAACAAGGTCAAGAACCACCCCTGTTACTCGGAAGAGGCGCACCACCACTACGCCCGCATGCACGTCGCCGTGGCGCCCGCCTGCAACATTCAGTGCAACTACTGCAACCGCAAGTACGACTGTTCGAACGAGTCGCGTCCGGGCGTCGTGTCGCAGAAGCTGACGCCGGAACAGGCGGTGAAGAAGGTGGTCGCAGTCGCCAGCGAAATCCCGCAGATGACGGTGCTCGGCATCGCCGGCCCGGGCGACTCGCTGGCCAGCCCGAAGAAGACCTTCGAAACCTTCCGCATGCTTCAGGAACAGGCGCCGGACATCAAGCTGTGCCTGTCCACCAACGGCCTCGCGCTGCCCGGTCTGGTCGATGAAATCTGCAAGTACAACATCGACCACGTGACCATCACGATCAACATGGTCGATCCCGAAGTGGGCGCCAAGATCTATCCGTGGATCTTCTGGGACCACCGCCGCATCATCGGCGTCGAAGCGGCGACCATCCTGCACCAGCAGCAGATGCTGGGGCTGGAAATGCTGACTGCGCGCGGCGTGCTGACCAAGATCAATTCGGTGCTGATCCCCGGCATCAACGACGAGCACCTGATCGAGGTGAACCGCGAAGTGAAGAAGCGCGGCGCCTTCCTGCACAACATCATGCCGCTGATCTCGGAAGCCGAGCACGGCACGGTGTTCGGCCTGACCGGCCAGCGCGGCCCGACGGCGCAGGAACTCAAGGCGGTGCAGGATGCGTGCATGGGCGGTGCCAACCTGATGCGCCACTGCCGGCAGTGTCGCGCCGACGCAGTCGGCCTGCTGGGCGAAGACCGCAGCGAGGAATTCACGCTCGACAAGATCGAAGAGATGGAAGTGGTGTACGACCTGGATCGTCGCCGTTCCTACCAGGACCGGGTCGAAGCCGAACGCCAGGCGCAGCACGCCGCCAAGGTCGAGGCGCTGGCCGCGACGCAGGACGCCGGCGCCGCCGAGGGCATCAAGGTGCTGGTCGCGGTCGCCACGACAGGCGGTGGCCGGGTGAACCAGCACTTCGGCCACGCCGACGAATTCCAGATCTTCGAGGTGTCGGCCGGCGAGGCGCTGTTCGTCGGTCACCGCCGGGTGGACCTGTTCTGCCAGGGCGGTTACGGCGAAGACGAGAAGCTGCCGTCCATCGTCACGGCGATCAACGACTGCCACGCCGTGCTGGTGTCGAAGATCGGTGCCTGCCCGCGCGACGAACTGAAGACCGCCGGCATCGAACCGGTCGACAACTACGTCGATGAGTTCATCGAGAAGGCCGCGTTGTCGTGGTTTGCCGACTACACCGGGCGTGTCGCCCGCGGCGAGACGGTGCATGTCGCGCGCGGCGACGCATCGATCCGCCAGGGCGCCTTCACGGCCGCCGCATGA
- a CDS encoding 4Fe-4S binding protein translates to MTHATAAVCRGHLRREITMSLKIIADLCTGCSACEPECPNEAISEKKNIFIIDPDKCTECEGDYDTPQCVAVCPVDHCILPLAA, encoded by the coding sequence ATGACCCACGCGACCGCGGCGGTGTGCCGCGGTCACTTACGAAGGGAGATCACCATGTCGCTCAAGATCATCGCCGACCTCTGTACCGGCTGTTCGGCCTGCGAGCCGGAATGTCCGAACGAAGCCATCAGCGAAAAAAAGAACATCTTCATCATCGACCCCGATAAATGCACCGAATGCGAAGGCGACTACGACACACCGCAATGTGTGGCGGTGTGTCCGGTCGACCATTGCATTCTCCCCCTGGCAGCGTGA
- a CDS encoding HesB/IscA family protein, with product MTNVTLTPAAAKFMSRMVRFSGEPEGAGFRLQVSAGGCSGFNSEFTVEAQLQAGDALVETSGVRLFLPAESRLLLDGVTIDFSDTPTKSGLTFINPNQAPCACSSSSTGTQATHSHASGHGDSHAMPGVVSVGIDAIRRS from the coding sequence ATGACAAACGTAACCCTGACACCCGCAGCAGCAAAGTTCATGTCGCGCATGGTGCGCTTCTCCGGCGAGCCGGAAGGCGCCGGCTTCCGCCTGCAGGTCAGCGCGGGCGGCTGCTCCGGCTTCAACTCCGAGTTCACCGTCGAGGCCCAGCTGCAGGCGGGCGATGCGCTGGTCGAGACCTCCGGCGTACGCCTGTTCCTGCCGGCCGAATCGCGCCTGCTGCTCGACGGCGTGACGATAGATTTCTCGGACACACCGACCAAGAGCGGCCTCACCTTCATCAACCCGAACCAGGCGCCGTGCGCGTGCAGCAGCAGTTCGACCGGCACGCAGGCGACGCACAGCCACGCCAGCGGTCATGGCGACAGCCATGCCATGCCCGGCGTCGTGTCGGTCGGCATCGACGCGATCCGGCGCAGCTGA
- a CDS encoding tetratricopeptide repeat protein yields the protein MQPELCADDIADFDLAVLGGGLPAEAERLIGHAGLIRGQVTEALALLDQAHALAPQHPATLIALYRFHFYGNRLDEARAVSLRALAMASSALGLPSDWRQVSADARFGALEPLPRFYLFSLKGFAYLSLRLGDLDTGRAALARLADLDPANRVGHRVLDDVLARMGRDDIGYEDCPDVAAASRVVA from the coding sequence ATGCAGCCGGAACTCTGCGCGGATGACATCGCCGACTTCGATCTGGCGGTGCTCGGCGGCGGCCTGCCGGCCGAAGCCGAGCGCCTGATCGGTCACGCCGGCCTCATCCGGGGCCAGGTCACCGAAGCGCTCGCGCTGCTCGACCAGGCGCACGCACTGGCACCGCAGCACCCGGCCACACTGATCGCGCTCTACCGCTTCCATTTCTACGGCAACCGGCTGGACGAGGCGCGTGCCGTTTCGCTGCGCGCACTCGCCATGGCGTCGAGCGCGCTCGGGCTGCCGTCCGACTGGCGTCAGGTGAGCGCGGATGCACGCTTCGGCGCCCTTGAACCGCTGCCGCGCTTCTATCTGTTTTCGCTGAAGGGCTTTGCCTATCTGAGCCTGCGCCTGGGCGATCTCGACACCGGCCGCGCCGCGCTCGCCAGACTGGCCGACCTGGATCCGGCAAACCGGGTCGGTCACCGCGTGCTGGACGACGTGCTCGCCCGCATGGGACGCGACGACATCGGCTACGAAGATTGCCCCGACGTGGCCGCGGCAAGCCGGGTGGTGGCGTGA
- a CDS encoding 4Fe4S-binding leucine-rich repeat protein — translation MITGPTDPVGVEDDIPPVDWHGVPLDCTVCGTRSELIRCERGHACVQDRYAKRIDRFFRWNPQVSNDYLTHPYFEVRAIACRQADVFRLQPLIDDEDETVRLSVAVRLPLAQAVRLRSDPHREVRIRVAMRLEGRELLAMANDDDYYVRKLVARRLPEALVPRMLDDREWEVRLEAVKRVGMPALLRMCDDREIAVRREVVARLPVAQLYRMAHDPAWEVRWEVAQRAGRELARLMAHGDEEAEVRDEALARLRTLDQQTGEQHE, via the coding sequence ATGATCACCGGACCCACGGATCCGGTCGGCGTCGAGGACGACATTCCGCCGGTCGACTGGCACGGCGTGCCGCTCGACTGCACGGTCTGCGGTACGCGCAGCGAACTCATCCGATGCGAACGCGGCCACGCCTGCGTGCAGGACCGCTACGCCAAGCGCATCGACCGCTTCTTCCGCTGGAATCCGCAGGTCAGCAACGACTACCTGACACACCCGTATTTCGAAGTACGCGCCATCGCCTGCCGGCAGGCCGATGTATTCCGCCTGCAGCCGCTGATCGACGACGAGGACGAGACCGTGCGCCTGTCGGTGGCCGTGCGCCTGCCGCTGGCGCAGGCGGTGCGTCTGCGCAGCGACCCGCACCGCGAAGTGCGCATCCGCGTGGCGATGCGCCTGGAAGGGCGCGAACTGCTGGCGATGGCCAACGACGACGACTACTACGTGCGCAAGCTGGTGGCGCGCCGGCTGCCCGAAGCACTGGTGCCGCGCATGCTCGACGACCGCGAGTGGGAGGTGCGCCTCGAAGCCGTGAAGCGGGTCGGAATGCCGGCACTGCTGCGCATGTGCGACGACCGCGAAATCGCCGTCCGCCGCGAGGTGGTGGCGCGGCTGCCGGTGGCGCAGCTGTACCGCATGGCACACGACCCGGCGTGGGAAGTGCGCTGGGAAGTGGCGCAGCGCGCCGGGCGCGAACTTGCGCGCCTGATGGCGCACGGCGACGAGGAAGCGGAGGTGCGCGACGAAGCGCTCGCGCGCCTGAGAACACTGGATCAGCAGACGGGAGAACAGCATGAGTGA
- a CDS encoding nitrogen fixation protein NifZ produces the protein MSDISRDSDTVELTADPVFQYGEKVVSRFTIRNDGTYCGKDIGEVLAKKGDVGFVTSIGTFLQQYYIYAVEFLGTGHRVGMRGRELVSLDNLPPHVVEMLGDRITQLAAIKAGDERV, from the coding sequence ATGAGTGACATCAGCCGCGACAGCGACACGGTCGAACTGACCGCCGACCCGGTATTCCAGTACGGCGAAAAGGTGGTCAGCCGCTTCACGATCCGCAACGACGGCACGTACTGCGGCAAGGACATCGGCGAAGTGCTCGCGAAGAAGGGCGACGTCGGCTTCGTCACGTCGATCGGCACCTTCCTGCAGCAGTACTACATCTATGCAGTCGAGTTCCTGGGCACTGGCCATCGCGTCGGCATGCGCGGTCGGGAGCTGGTATCGCTCGACAACCTGCCGCCGCACGTGGTCGAAATGCTCGGCGATCGCATCACGCAGCTGGCGGCCATCAAGGCGGGAGACGAACGTGTTTGA
- a CDS encoding nitrogen fixation protein NifZ gives MFELREPKFEWGQRVTALTDLFNDGSHPEVPLDALLVAEGAAGEIVQIGHHEEANLPVYMVEFADGPRGPDDKPRPCVVGVLEEEIAPA, from the coding sequence GTGTTTGAACTGCGCGAACCGAAATTCGAATGGGGTCAGCGCGTCACGGCGCTGACCGATCTGTTCAACGATGGCTCGCACCCGGAAGTGCCGCTGGATGCCCTGCTGGTGGCCGAAGGCGCGGCCGGCGAAATCGTGCAGATCGGGCATCACGAAGAAGCCAACTTGCCGGTCTACATGGTCGAATTCGCCGACGGCCCGCGGGGTCCGGACGACAAGCCGCGACCCTGCGTGGTCGGCGTGCTGGAAGAGGAAATCGCGCCGGCCTGA
- a CDS encoding DUF3024 domain-containing protein, translating into MVAESELLRRRMLRALERRERYRYVRPEVQASGEGWVVSSPCCSRNIDPEGGVIDIALLQRTAGGWILSRRDHAGARWVRHSKGARLDTLLDVLCEDPQRVFWP; encoded by the coding sequence GTGGTCGCGGAAAGTGAACTGCTGCGCCGACGCATGCTGCGCGCACTGGAGCGGCGCGAGCGCTACCGCTACGTGCGGCCCGAGGTTCAGGCATCGGGTGAAGGCTGGGTGGTCAGCAGTCCGTGCTGTTCGCGCAACATCGATCCGGAGGGCGGCGTCATCGACATCGCGCTGCTGCAGCGCACGGCAGGTGGCTGGATCCTGAGCCGGCGCGACCATGCAGGTGCGCGCTGGGTCAGACATTCGAAGGGCGCTCGACTGGACACCCTGCTCGACGTGCTGTGCGAAGACCCGCAGCGGGTGTTCTGGCCATGA
- a CDS encoding cysteine desulfurase family protein yields MIYLDHNATTPPLPEVIEAVTECLRSGWGNPSSKHGFGQQARSALAQARAEVAALAGAQPVEVVFTSGATEANHHALSGALARSGAAPRVLLSATEHSGFMKAAMRLREVGIAVELLPVDGEGRLQPGALATALAEPAALLSVMAANNETGVLQPVADIAAQARAAGVPFHVDATQMAGKLPLDFAGWGADLMSMSAHKFGGPKGCGALIVRKGLNWPPLLSGQQERGRRGGTENMPGIAGFAVAARAARATMQPDGLRLGALRDTLEAALRETLPGLTVFGAAAPRLPNTLMLAITGLSADRVLDCLERQGIFASSGAACSSGGTEASHVLRAMGVPAADALGAVRLSLGRGNDAEQIARVVQTLSSLAPQQPLAAAAATTH; encoded by the coding sequence ATGATCTATCTCGACCACAACGCCACCACGCCGCCGTTGCCGGAAGTGATCGAAGCGGTGACCGAATGCCTGCGCAGCGGCTGGGGCAACCCTTCGTCGAAGCACGGCTTCGGTCAGCAGGCACGCAGCGCACTGGCGCAGGCACGCGCCGAAGTGGCGGCACTGGCCGGTGCGCAGCCGGTCGAGGTGGTGTTCACCAGCGGCGCCACCGAAGCCAATCACCACGCGCTCAGCGGTGCACTGGCCCGTTCCGGCGCAGCGCCGCGCGTGCTGCTGTCGGCAACCGAACACAGCGGCTTCATGAAGGCCGCAATGCGGCTTCGTGAAGTCGGCATCGCAGTCGAACTGCTGCCGGTGGATGGCGAGGGTCGCCTGCAGCCGGGCGCGCTGGCGACAGCGCTGGCCGAGCCCGCCGCCCTGCTGTCGGTGATGGCCGCCAACAATGAAACCGGCGTGCTGCAGCCGGTGGCCGACATCGCCGCGCAGGCGCGCGCCGCCGGCGTGCCCTTCCATGTCGACGCCACGCAGATGGCCGGCAAGCTGCCGCTCGACTTCGCCGGCTGGGGTGCCGACCTGATGTCGATGTCGGCACACAAGTTCGGCGGCCCGAAAGGTTGCGGCGCGCTGATCGTGCGCAAGGGTCTGAACTGGCCGCCGCTGTTGTCCGGCCAGCAGGAACGCGGCCGGCGCGGCGGCACCGAAAACATGCCGGGCATTGCCGGCTTCGCGGTGGCGGCACGGGCAGCCCGCGCAACGATGCAGCCGGACGGGCTGCGCCTGGGCGCGCTGCGCGACACGCTCGAAGCCGCCCTGCGCGAAACGCTGCCCGGTCTGACCGTGTTCGGCGCAGCGGCCCCGCGACTGCCGAACACGCTGATGCTGGCCATCACCGGCCTGTCGGCCGACCGCGTACTCGACTGTCTGGAACGACAGGGCATCTTCGCCTCATCCGGCGCGGCCTGTTCGTCCGGCGGCACCGAAGCTTCGCACGTACTGCGCGCGATGGGCGTACCAGCCGCCGATGCGCTCGGCGCCGTGCGGCTGTCGCTCGGCCGTGGCAACGACGCGGAACAGATCGCCCGCGTCGTCCAGACGCTGTCCTCGCTCGCACCGCAACAGCCGTTGGCTGCCGCTGCAGCGACCACCCACTGA
- the nifT gene encoding putative nitrogen fixation protein NifT encodes MKVMIRKSSKGELSLYVPKKDLEEPIVQMERPDMWGGQITLANGWTLDLPEMAADTRLPITVEARLTGGRD; translated from the coding sequence ATGAAAGTGATGATCCGCAAGAGCAGCAAGGGAGAACTGTCGCTCTACGTGCCGAAGAAGGACCTCGAAGAGCCGATCGTGCAGATGGAACGGCCCGACATGTGGGGCGGCCAGATCACGCTGGCCAACGGCTGGACGCTGGACCTGCCGGAGATGGCGGCCGACACGCGACTGCCGATCACCGTCGAGGCGAGGCTCACCGGGGGGCGCGACTGA
- a CDS encoding DegT/DnrJ/EryC1/StrS family aminotransferase: MDSDWIPLSIADLGAREAQLVAQVMGSGRLSGGPMVEAFESVFADLHARKYAVAVSSGMMGAWLALRALGIGPGDEVIASAYSWHHVANAIVHAGATPVLADIDYWSGAVAPQAVADAITPRTRAILANNCNGHPAAWAELRALADRHAIALIEDSTEAIGSRYMGQLVGTFGDMSVFDFSQPLALNCGEGGMVLTDDARLASELRYLRSHALADRNSVSVGSRVPLAANMSDIAAAIGIAQAERIDEIHARRKQVEVWYHQQMQTFEGIKPPYLAQDVDEVHWMLYVVHLGKRFTLSARAQLVEDLDTEAIEVAAYCRPLHHQFHYQQYGYKRGQLKNTDRIGDRSLALPFHGFIEEDEVRFVVKTLKDAATNVGAGAAIY, translated from the coding sequence ATGGACAGCGACTGGATTCCACTTTCGATTGCCGACCTCGGCGCGCGCGAAGCGCAGCTGGTAGCGCAGGTCATGGGCTCGGGCCGGCTGTCCGGCGGTCCGATGGTCGAGGCGTTCGAATCGGTGTTTGCCGACCTGCATGCGCGCAAGTACGCGGTGGCCGTGTCGAGCGGCATGATGGGTGCCTGGCTGGCACTGCGCGCGCTCGGCATCGGCCCCGGCGACGAGGTGATCGCCAGCGCCTACAGCTGGCACCACGTGGCCAACGCCATCGTGCATGCCGGTGCGACACCGGTGCTGGCCGACATCGACTACTGGTCGGGTGCGGTCGCACCGCAGGCCGTTGCCGACGCCATCACGCCGCGCACGCGCGCCATCCTGGCCAACAACTGCAATGGTCATCCGGCGGCGTGGGCCGAACTGCGCGCACTGGCCGACCGGCACGCCATCGCGCTCATCGAGGATTCGACCGAAGCCATCGGCTCGCGCTACATGGGCCAGCTGGTCGGCACTTTCGGCGACATGTCCGTCTTCGACTTTTCGCAGCCGCTGGCGCTGAACTGCGGCGAAGGCGGCATGGTGCTGACCGACGACGCCCGCCTGGCCAGCGAACTGCGCTACCTGCGTTCGCATGCGCTGGCCGACCGCAATTCGGTGTCGGTCGGCAGCCGCGTGCCGCTGGCAGCCAACATGAGCGACATCGCGGCGGCCATCGGCATCGCGCAGGCCGAACGCATCGACGAAATCCATGCCCGGCGCAAGCAGGTCGAGGTCTGGTACCACCAGCAGATGCAGACCTTCGAAGGCATCAAGCCGCCCTATCTGGCGCAGGACGTCGACGAGGTCCACTGGATGCTCTACGTCGTGCACCTGGGCAAGCGCTTCACGCTGAGCGCGCGCGCGCAACTGGTCGAGGACCTCGACACCGAAGCGATCGAGGTGGCCGCCTACTGCCGGCCACTGCACCACCAGTTCCACTACCAGCAGTACGGCTACAAACGCGGCCAGCTCAAGAACACCGACCGCATCGGCGACCGCTCGCTGGCGCTGCCCTTCCACGGCTTCATCGAAGAGGACGAAGTGCGCTTCGTGGTGAAGACGCTGAAGGACGCGGCGACCAATGTCGGCGCCGGCGCCGCCATCTACTGA